From the Prunus dulcis chromosome 4, ALMONDv2, whole genome shotgun sequence genome, one window contains:
- the LOC117625608 gene encoding uncharacterized protein LOC117625608 has translation MTLAPGSLTTWDAVAKKFLEKFFSTQKTATLRGQIFNFKQDDGEPFNECWERFKGLLLQCPHHGLPLYLQMQIFYDGLTQTCQSTVDNAAGGALKKKNAQESYNIYEMLGSNAQHKDTRGKRVGVYEMSSNNDLALQVASLEKKLDSMLNMVPKIAEVCAICNIPGHPTYQCSASEAYPEFVQEQVNLMNSYNQRPRNDPFSNTYNPGWRDHPNLSWKNNNQFQNFQPKPATTLEDTVKMLAQNTVQFQQTTNSTLQQHSAALTKMETQLGQIADALSQREPGKFPSQPVILQRNQEQAKAVITLRSGKVINNGVGNEVTNESDHVNAGPTQEENEKPNDDPSNATSSFEAPNFHKAEKPYSPPIPFPGRLAKSKQDKSFKEIFDILSKVNVNLPLLDVIRNMPAYGKFFKELNTYKRKYGPNEKVMVSENVSVVLQRKLPPKLKDPGSFSINITIGDKLVEKAMLDLGASINLMPYSVYLQLGLGGLKATTISLQLADRSVKYPRGIVEDILVQVDKLILPADFVVLDMEEAPLHDRELPILLGRPFMATAKTIIDVQNGLLTMTVLGETVQFKVFESLSHPSSSIDCCSIDVLDSLVFSKFLLAQSNDPLQYVLSQSQNDFDEEVLMEMVAALDALKQYPSTFSRLIEPLEPSATHLIPSIVKPPKLDLKPLPSHLKYAYLAEFETLPVIIASDLTPLEEDKLIRVLKEFKSAIGWSIADIKGISPTMCMAILRKEFQPGMKVLLYDSRLRLFPGKLKSRWVGPFKVLQVFPHGAMEIENIKNGTRFKVNGQRLKPYLENVSQEQVYVVIDSLEFMAT, from the coding sequence ATGACTTTAGCACCTGGTTCGCTCACCACTTGGGATGCCGTAGCTAAGAAGTTTTTGGAGAAGTTCTTCTCTACTCAAAAGACAGCTACTTTGAGAGGGCAAATCTTTAACTTTAAACAAGATGATGGAGAACCTTTCAATGAATGTTGGGAGCGTTTCAAAGGGCTGTTGCTGCAATGTCCACATCATGGGTTACCTCTTTACTTACAAATGCAAATTTTTTATGATGGACTAACCCAAACATGTCAATCGACTGTTGATAATGCAGCAGGTGGagctttgaagaaaaaaaatgctcaGGAGTCATATAACATTTATGAGATGTTGGGATCTAATGCTCAACACAAAGATACAAGAGGTAAACGAGTTGGAGTGTATGAAATGAGTTCTAATAATGATCTTGCCTTGCAGGTGGCTAGTTTGGAAAAGAAGCTCGATTCTATGCTCAATATGGTGCCTAAGATAGCTGAGGTGTGTGCCATTTGCAACATACCAGGTCATCCTACTTATCAATGCTCGGCTAGTGAGGCTTATCCCGAATTCGTTCAAGAGCAAGTGAATCTCATGAATTCTTACAATCAGAGGCCGAGGAATGACCCGTTCTCTAATACATATAACCCTGGTTGGAGAGATCATCCCAATCTCTCATGGAAGAATAacaatcaatttcaaaatttccaacCAAAGCCTGCCACTACGCTTGAAGATACGGTCAAAATGCTAGCTCAAAACACCGTTCAATTCCAGCAAACTACCAATAGTACTCTCCAACAACATTCAGCTGCTCTAACCAAAATGGAGACACAATTAGGTCAGATTGCTGATGCTTTGAGTCAAAGAGAACCCGGAAAATTTCCAAGCCAACCGGTGATACTTCAAAGGAACCAAGAGCAAGCCAAAGCGGTCATAACACTTAGAAGTGGTAAGGTTATTAATAATGGAGTTGGCAATGAAGTTACTAATGAATCTGATCATGTGAATGCAGGCCCCACTCAAGAAGAGAATGAGAAACCGAATGACGATCCAAGCAATGCCACTTCTTCGTTTGAAGCTCCAAATTTTCACAAGGCTGAAAAACCTTACTCTCCACCCATCCCATTTCCTGGAAGACTTGCCAAAAGCAAGCAGGATAAGtcatttaaagaaatttttgatattttaagtAAAGTGAATGTTAATTTACCTTTGCTTGATGTCATTAGGAATATGCCAGCGTATGGGAAATTTTTCAAGGAGCTAAACACTTATAAGAGGAAGTATGGACCTAATGAGAAGGTGATGGTGTCTGAAAATGTGAGTGTTGTGCTTCAAAGAAAGCTCCCACCAAAACTCAAGGATCCGGGCAGTTTTTCTATCAATATCACCATTGGAGACAAGCTAGTTGAAAAGGCTATGCTTGACTTGGGGGCTAGCATCAATTTAATGCCCTATTCAGTGTATCTTCAATTAGGTTTGGGGGGTTTGAAGGCAACAACTATTTCATTGCAACTTGCTGATCGATCAGTGAAATATCCAAGAGGTATAGTGGAAGATATCTTAGTTCAAGTTGACAAACTAATTTTGCCTGCTGATTTTGTAGTGTTGGACATGGAAGAGGCTCCTCTACATGATCGTGAGTTACCTATTTTGCTTGGGAGACCCTTTATGGCCACGGCAAAGACGATCATAGATGTGCAAAATGGTCTCCTCACCATGACTGTGCTAGGAGAAACTGTACAATTCAAAGTGTTTGAATCTCTTTCTCACCCTTCTAGTTCAATTGATTGTTGTTCGAttgatgtgcttgattcactTGTTTTCTCTAAGTTTTTGCTGGCACAATCCAATGATCCATTACAATATGTTTTGAGTCAATCTCAAAATGACTTTGATGAAGAAGTGCTCATGGAGATGGTGGCTGCCTTGGATGCATTAAAACAATACCCCTCCACTTTTTCACGTCTTATAGAGCCATTAGAACCATCTGCCACACATCTGATCCCTTCTATTGTTAAACCTCCAAAACTTGACCTTAAACCACTTCCATCACATCTAAAATATGCTTACCTAGCTGAGTTTGAAACTCTCCCAGTTATCATAGCATCTGACCTCACCCCTTTGGAAGAAGATAAGCTAATTAGGGTGCTAAAAGAGTTCAAATCAGCCATTGGTTGGTCTATTGCAGATATCAAGGGAATAAGCCCTACCATGTGCATGGCAATTCTTAGAAAGGAGTTTCAACCAGGTATGAAAGTACTTTTGTATGACTCACGTTTGCGACTGTTTCCAGGTAAATTGAAGTCTAGATGGGTTGGACCATTCAAAGTGCTTCAAGTATTTCCCCATGGAGCTATGGAGATAGAAAACATCAAGAATGGCACCCGTTTTAAGGTCAATGGACAGCGTTTGAAGCCTTATTTGGAGAATGTTTCACAGGAGCAGGTTTATGTCGTTATAGATTCTCTCGAGTTTATGGCAACTTAG